A region from the Mustela erminea isolate mMusErm1 chromosome 2, mMusErm1.Pri, whole genome shotgun sequence genome encodes:
- the LOC116585181 gene encoding 60S ribosomal protein L17-like — MVCYSLDPENPMKSCKPRGSNVRVHFKNTRETAQAIKGMHIRKATKYLKDVTSQKQCVPFRRYNGGVGRCAQAKQWGWTQGRWPKKSAEFLLHMLKNAESNAELKGLDVDSLVIEHIQVNKAPKMRRRTYRAHGRINPYMSSPCHIEMILTEKEQIVPKPEEEVAQKKISQKKLKKQKLMARE, encoded by the coding sequence ATGGTTTGCTATTCGCTTGACCCGGAAAACCCTATGAAATCATGCAAGCCAAGAGGTTCAAATGTCCGTGTTCACTTTAAGAACACACGTGAAACTGCCCAGGCCATCAAGGGTATGCATATCCGAAAAGCCACCAAGTATCTGAAAGACGTCACTTCACAGAAGCAGTGTGTGCCATTCCGTCGCTACAATGGTGGAGTTGGTAGGTGTGCTCAGGCCAAACAGTGGGGCTGGACACAAGGTCGGTGGCCCAAGAAGAGTGCTGAATTTTTACTGCACATGCTTAAAAACGCAGAGAGTAATGCTGAACTTAAGGGTTTAGATGTCGATTCTCTGGTCATTGAGCACATTCAGGTGAACAAAGCCCCCAAGATGCGGCGTAGGACTTACAGGGCTCATGGTCGCATTAACCCATACATGAGCTCTCCCTGCCACATTGAGATGATCCTTACTGAAAAAGAGCAGATTGTTCCTAAACCAGAAGAGGAGGTTGCACAGAAAAAGATAtcccagaagaaactgaagaaacaaaaacttatggCCCGGGAGTAA